The Actinomycetota bacterium genome has a segment encoding these proteins:
- a CDS encoding N-acetyltransferase: MDAYVDPRAIVEDDVHVGQGCAIWAFTQIRRGAKIGTGTTIGSHAYIDTDVVIGSNCKIQSGALVFHGTEIADGVFVGPGAIVTNDNNPRAITPEGTLKDDADWCVEGVTIGHGASIGAGAILVAGIDIGEYALVAAGAVVTKDVAPHELVAGIPARGAGWVCLCGHRLQVVQGLGVCPSCRRTHQISSQ; encoded by the coding sequence ATGGATGCCTACGTCGATCCCCGGGCGATCGTGGAAGACGACGTACACGTGGGGCAAGGCTGCGCGATATGGGCGTTTACGCAGATTCGTCGGGGAGCCAAGATCGGCACGGGGACGACGATCGGAAGCCACGCGTACATCGACACCGATGTCGTGATCGGATCCAATTGCAAGATTCAGTCCGGTGCCCTCGTCTTCCATGGCACAGAGATCGCGGACGGTGTGTTCGTGGGGCCCGGCGCCATCGTGACCAACGACAACAACCCGCGAGCGATTACACCTGAGGGCACGCTCAAAGATGATGCCGACTGGTGCGTGGAAGGTGTGACGATCGGCCACGGTGCTTCGATCGGAGCAGGTGCCATCCTCGTCGCCGGCATCGACATCGGAGAGTATGCGCTCGTCGCAGCCGGTGCGGTGGTCACAAAGGATGTGGCGCCCCACGAGTTGGTGGCCGGGATTCCTGCTCGGGGTGCAGGATGGGTATGCTTGTGCGGCCATAGACTTCAGGTTGTCCAGGGTCTCGGAGTGTGCCCTTCGTGTCGTCGAACCCACCAGATTTCATCCCAATAG